The proteins below come from a single Miscanthus floridulus cultivar M001 chromosome 1, ASM1932011v1, whole genome shotgun sequence genomic window:
- the LOC136500118 gene encoding pentatricopeptide repeat-containing protein At2g22410, mitochondrial-like: MLTVSLLDAQLSRCRSARHLLQIHAQFLASGLLADAYAASRLLLFTTSATAARLLPQPLHHSLQLFRLVRSPNAFTCNTLLRAALRQGFPHLCFPLYASMPAAPDTYTHPLLSAACAARGDAREGQQVHSHAVKHGFGDNLYLRNALMHMYSACGCVAGARRVFDAGPVWDAVSWNTILATYVRDGNVEQAVRVFARMPERSAEAVSSMVALFARRGMVEEARGVFDGAEHRDAFTWTAMISCFERNDLFVEALAVFSDMREEGWPVDEAVMVSVVAACAKSEVIQNGEVCHGLVVRAGLGRQVNVQNALIHMYSSCLDVVAARILFDSGESLDHFSWNSMISGYLKNGRIEDAKALFGVMPDKDNVSWSAMIAGCVQNNQSSEALTVFDNMRAHEIKPDDVTLVSVISACTNLSALEQGKLVHDYIRQYQYNITIVLGTSLIDMYMKCGCMEAALEVFDMVEEKGTPCWNAVIVGLAMNGLVTRSLDMFSEMETSGIAVPNEITFTGVLSACRHGGLVEEGRQFFKLMQNKYHIIPNIRHYGCMVDLLGRAGYVREAEDLIQSMPMSPDVPAWGALLGACWKHGDSEVGERVGKKLVKLDPHHDGFQTMLSNIYASEGMWQCVKDLRGSMKQHVAKVAGCSVVESSHSS, translated from the coding sequence ATGCTCACGGTGTCCCTTCTGGACGCGCAACTCTCCCGCTGCCGCTCCGCGCGCCACCTCCTTCAAATCCACGCGCAGTTCCTCGCGTCGGGCCTCCTCGCTGACGCCTACGCCGCCAGCCGCCTCCTCCTCTTCACCACCTCCGCGACCGCCGCGCGCCTCCTGCCGCaaccgctccaccactccctccaACTCTTCCGGCTCGTGCGCAGCCCCAATGCCTTCACCTGCAACACTCTCCTCAGGGCGGCTCTGCGCCAGGGCTTTCCCCACCTCTGCTTCCCGCTCTACGCCTCCATGCCCGCGGCGCCCGACACCTACACGCACCcgctcctctccgccgcctgCGCCGCCAGAGGGGACGCGAGGGAAGGCCAGCAGGTCCACTCCCACGCCGTCAAGCACGGGTTCGGCGACAACCTGTACCTCAGGAACGCGCTGATGCACATGTACTCTGCGTGCGGCTGCGTCGCGGGCGCGCGCAGGGTGTTCGACGCGGGACCCGTGTGGGACGCCGTTTCCTGGAACACGATCCTCGCCACGTACGTGCGGGACGGGAATGTCGAGCAGGCTGTCAGGGTGTTTGCGAGGATGCCAGAGAGGAGCGCTGAGGCGGTGAGCTCGATGGTGGCGTTGTTCGCGAGGAGAGGGATGGTAGAGGAGGCGAGGGGGGTGTTTGACGGAGCGGAGCATAGGGATGCGTTCACGTGGACAGCTATGATCTCTTGCTTCGAGCGGAATGATCTGTTTGTGGAAGCGTTGGCTGTGTTTTCAGATATGCGTGAAGAGGGGTGGCCTGTGGACGAGGCAGTGATGGTCAGTGTGGTCGCTGCTTGCGCTAAGTCAGAGGTGATTCAGAACGGAGAGGTGTGCCATGGGCTGGTTGTCAGAGCTGGCCTTGGTAGGCAGGTGAATGTCCAGAATGCGCTGATCCACATGTACTCAAGTTGTCTGGATGTTGTTGCAGCACGGATATTGTTTGATAGTGGTGAGAGTTTGGACCACTTCTCCTGGAACTCGATGATTTCTGGCTATCTGAAGAATGGCCGCATCGAAGATGCAAAAGCGTTATTCGGTGTGATGCCTGACAAGGACAATGTTTCCTGGAGTGCAATGATAGCTGGTTGTGTGCAAAATAACCAGTCATCTGAGGCGCTCACTGTTTTTGACAACATGAGAGCCCATGAAATCAAACCGGATGATGTTACGCTTGTTAGTGTCATCTCTGCATGTACTAATTTGTCTGCTTTGGAGCAAGGGAAGTTAGTGCATGACTACATTAGGCAATACCAATATAACATCACTATCGTACTTGGGACTAGCCTCATTGACATGTACATGAAATGTGGATGCATGGAGGCTGCACTAGAAGTCTTTGACATGGTGGAAGAAAAAGGAACACCTTGCTGGAATGCTGTCATTGTGGGACTGGCCATGAATGGCCTTGTTACAAGATCCCTCGACATGTTCTCTGAGATGGAAACCTCTGGCATTGCTGTCCCCAATGAGATAACTTTCACTGGAGTTCTGAGTGCTTGCAGACATGGTGGCTTAGTTGAGGAGGGCCGTCAATTCTTCAAATTGATGCAGAACAAGTACCATATTATACCAAACATCAGACACTATGGATGTATGGTTGATCTCCTTGGACGTGCTGGGTATGTCAGAGAGGCTGAGGACCTGATTCAGAGCATGCCCATGTCACCTGATGTTCCAGCATGGGGTGCATTGCTTGGTGCCTGTTGGAAGCACGGCGATAGTGAGGTCGGGGAAAGGGTTGGCAAGAAGCTTGTCAAGCTGGATCCTCATCATGATGGGTTCCAAACTATGTTATCTAACATATATGCTTCAGAGGGGATGTGGCAGTGTGTAAAGGACCTAAGGGGTTCCATGAAGCAACATGTAGCAAAAGTTGCAGGCTGTAGTGTGGTTGAATCATCACATTCTTCATGA